Proteins encoded within one genomic window of Misgurnus anguillicaudatus chromosome 18, ASM2758022v2, whole genome shotgun sequence:
- the syncrip gene encoding heterogeneous nuclear ribonucleoprotein Q isoform X1 encodes MATEHINGNGTEEPMDTSAAVTHSDHFQTLLEAGLPQKVAEKLDEIYLAGLVAHSDLDERAIEALKEFNEEGALQVLVQFKESDLSHVQNKSAFLCGVMKTYRQREKQGTKVLDSSKGPDEAKMKILLERTGYTLDVTTGQRKYGGPPPESVFTGAQPTIGTEIFVGKIPRDLFEDELVPLFEKAGPIWDLRLMMDPLSGLNRGYAFLTFCTKEAAQEAVRLYNNHEIRPGKHIGVCISVANNRLFVGSIPKSKTKEQIVEEFSKVTEGLTDVILYHQPDDKKKNRGFCFLEYEDHKTAAQARRRLMSGKVKVWGNVVTVEWADPIEDPDPEVMAKVKVLFVRNLANSVTEEILETTFGQFGKLERVKKLKDYAFIHFDERDGAVKALAEMNGKDLEGEHIEIVFAKPPDQKRKERKAQRQAQKTQYDDYYYYGPPQMPPPTRGRGRGAGRGGYAYPPDYYGYEDYYDYYGYDYHNYRGGYDDPYFGYDDFQAPARGRGGRGGARGGTSPVRGRGAGAPRGRAGFPQRGGGPGASRGPRGGARGGVLPRGRGVRGARGGRGGNVGGKRKADGYNQPDSKRRQTINQNWGSQPIAQQPLQGGDHSGNYGYKSDNQEFYQDSFGQQWK; translated from the exons ATGGCCACAGAACATATTAATGGGAATGGGACAGAAGAACCCATGGACACATCTGCTGCAGTTACCCATTCTGACCACTTCCAGACTTTATTAGAAGCTGGTTTACCACAGAAAGTTGCTGAAAAGCTAGATGAAATTTACCTAGCAG GTCTCGTAGCACACAGCGACCTGGACGAGAGGGCCATTGAAGCTTTGAAGGAGTTCAATGAGGAAGGTGCTCTGCAGGTTCTCGTTCAGTTCAAAGAGAGCGATCTATCTCATGTGCAG AACAAAAGTGCCTTTCTCTGTGGAGTTATgaagacatacagacagagagagaaacaggGGACCAAAGTTTTAGACTCCAGTAAAGGACCAGATGAAGCGAAAATGAAA ATCCTGCTTGAGCGAACAGGCTACACACTTGACGTCACTACAGGTCAGCGTAAATACGGTGGCCCTCCTCCCGAGTCCGTTTTCACCGGTGCACAGCCCACAATTGGAACAGAG ATCTTTGTAGGGAAGATCCCGAGGGACTTGTTTGAGGATGAGCTAGTTCCTCTGTTTGAGAAGGCAGGACCGATCTGGGACCTGCGTCTGATGATGGACCCTCTGAGCGGCCTGAACAGGGGATACGCCTTTCTCACCTTCTGCACTAAAGAGGCCGCACAGGAGGCTGTCAGGCTT TATAACAATCATGAAATTCGCCCCGGCAAACATATTGGCGTGTGTATATCGGTCGCAAACAACAGACTCTTTGTGGGCTCCATTCCCAAGAGTAAGACAAAGGAACAGATTGTTGAAGAGTTTTCCAAAGTCACAG aggGTCTCACTGATGTGATCCTGTACCATCAGCCTGACGATAAGAAGAAGAACAGGGGCTTTTGTTTTTTGGAGTATGAGGACCACAAAACGGCAGCGCAGGCTCGACGAAGGCTCATGAGCGGCAAGGTGAAGGTCTGGGGGAACGTTGTCACAGTCGAATGGGCCGATCCTATCGAGGACCCTGATCCGGAGGTCATGGCAAAG GTGAAAGTGTTGTTCGTCAGGAACCTGGCCAACAGCGTAACGGAGGAAATACTTGAAACCACATTTGGTCAGTTTGGCAAACTGGAGAGAGTGAAGAAACTGAAAGACTATGCCTTCATTCACTTTGATGAGAGAGATGGTGCGGTCAAG GCGCTGGCAGAAATGAACGGCAAAGATTTAGAGGGAGAGCATATTGAGATCGTGTTTGCCAAGCCACCTGACCAGAAACGAAAAGAGAGGAAGGCACAGCGGCAAGCACAGAAGACGCA GTATGATGATTATTACTACTACGGCCCTCCTCAGATGCCACCTCCCACCAGAGGCCGGGGCAGGGGCGCCGGTCGCGGCGGTTATGCTTATCCGCCGGACTATTACGGCTACGAAGATTACTACGATTATTATGGTTACGATTACCATAACTACAGAGGTGGCTACGATGACCCGTACTTCGGCTACGATGATTTCCAGGCGCCCGCTCGAGGCCGCGGGGGACGCGGCGGAGCCAGAGGCGGGACGTCTCCTGTGCGCGGCAGAGGTGCCGGCGCTCCACGGGGCAGGGCGGGCTTCCCGCAGCGCGGAGGCGGTCCAGGAGCAAGCAGAGGCCCGCGGGGAGGAGCCAGAGGAGGGGTTCTGCCAAGAGGGCGCGGGGTACGTGGTGCTCGGGGTGGACGCGGTGGAAATGTAGGAGGCAAGCGCAAAGCCGATGGCTACAACCAGCCAGATTCCAAGCGGCGCCAGACCATTAATCAGAACTGGGGCTCGCAACCCATTGCACAGCAACCCTTGCAAGGTGGCGATCATTCTGGTAACTATGGTTACAAATCTGACAACCAGGAGTTTTATCAGGATTCTTTTGGGCAACAGTGGAAGTAG
- the syncrip gene encoding heterogeneous nuclear ribonucleoprotein Q isoform X5 has protein sequence MATEHINGNGTEEPMDTSAAVTHSDHFQTLLEAGLPQKVAEKLDEIYLAGLVAHSDLDERAIEALKEFNEEGALQVLVQFKESDLSHVQNKSAFLCGVMKTYRQREKQGTKVLDSSKGPDEAKMKILLERTGYTLDVTTGQRKYGGPPPESVFTGAQPTIGTEIFVGKIPRDLFEDELVPLFEKAGPIWDLRLMMDPLSGLNRGYAFLTFCTKEAAQEAVRLYNNHEIRPGKHIGVCISVANNRLFVGSIPKSKTKEQIVEEFSKVTEGLTDVILYHQPDDKKKNRGFCFLEYEDHKTAAQARRRLMSGKVKVWGNVVTVEWADPIEDPDPEVMAKVKVLFVRNLANSVTEEILETTFGQFGKLERVKKLKDYAFIHFDERDGAVKALAEMNGKDLEGEHIEIVFAKPPDQKRKERKAQRQAQKTQYDDYYYYGPPQMPPPTRGRGRGAGRGGYAYPPDYYGYEDYYDYYGYDYHNYRGGYDDPYFGYDDFQAPARGRGGRGGARGGTSPVRGRGAGAPRGRAGFPQRGGGPGASRGPRGGARGGVLPRGRGVRGARGGRGGNVGGKRKADGYNQPDSKRRQTINQNWGSQPIAQQPLQGNGAGGWS, from the exons ATGGCCACAGAACATATTAATGGGAATGGGACAGAAGAACCCATGGACACATCTGCTGCAGTTACCCATTCTGACCACTTCCAGACTTTATTAGAAGCTGGTTTACCACAGAAAGTTGCTGAAAAGCTAGATGAAATTTACCTAGCAG GTCTCGTAGCACACAGCGACCTGGACGAGAGGGCCATTGAAGCTTTGAAGGAGTTCAATGAGGAAGGTGCTCTGCAGGTTCTCGTTCAGTTCAAAGAGAGCGATCTATCTCATGTGCAG AACAAAAGTGCCTTTCTCTGTGGAGTTATgaagacatacagacagagagagaaacaggGGACCAAAGTTTTAGACTCCAGTAAAGGACCAGATGAAGCGAAAATGAAA ATCCTGCTTGAGCGAACAGGCTACACACTTGACGTCACTACAGGTCAGCGTAAATACGGTGGCCCTCCTCCCGAGTCCGTTTTCACCGGTGCACAGCCCACAATTGGAACAGAG ATCTTTGTAGGGAAGATCCCGAGGGACTTGTTTGAGGATGAGCTAGTTCCTCTGTTTGAGAAGGCAGGACCGATCTGGGACCTGCGTCTGATGATGGACCCTCTGAGCGGCCTGAACAGGGGATACGCCTTTCTCACCTTCTGCACTAAAGAGGCCGCACAGGAGGCTGTCAGGCTT TATAACAATCATGAAATTCGCCCCGGCAAACATATTGGCGTGTGTATATCGGTCGCAAACAACAGACTCTTTGTGGGCTCCATTCCCAAGAGTAAGACAAAGGAACAGATTGTTGAAGAGTTTTCCAAAGTCACAG aggGTCTCACTGATGTGATCCTGTACCATCAGCCTGACGATAAGAAGAAGAACAGGGGCTTTTGTTTTTTGGAGTATGAGGACCACAAAACGGCAGCGCAGGCTCGACGAAGGCTCATGAGCGGCAAGGTGAAGGTCTGGGGGAACGTTGTCACAGTCGAATGGGCCGATCCTATCGAGGACCCTGATCCGGAGGTCATGGCAAAG GTGAAAGTGTTGTTCGTCAGGAACCTGGCCAACAGCGTAACGGAGGAAATACTTGAAACCACATTTGGTCAGTTTGGCAAACTGGAGAGAGTGAAGAAACTGAAAGACTATGCCTTCATTCACTTTGATGAGAGAGATGGTGCGGTCAAG GCGCTGGCAGAAATGAACGGCAAAGATTTAGAGGGAGAGCATATTGAGATCGTGTTTGCCAAGCCACCTGACCAGAAACGAAAAGAGAGGAAGGCACAGCGGCAAGCACAGAAGACGCA GTATGATGATTATTACTACTACGGCCCTCCTCAGATGCCACCTCCCACCAGAGGCCGGGGCAGGGGCGCCGGTCGCGGCGGTTATGCTTATCCGCCGGACTATTACGGCTACGAAGATTACTACGATTATTATGGTTACGATTACCATAACTACAGAGGTGGCTACGATGACCCGTACTTCGGCTACGATGATTTCCAGGCGCCCGCTCGAGGCCGCGGGGGACGCGGCGGAGCCAGAGGCGGGACGTCTCCTGTGCGCGGCAGAGGTGCCGGCGCTCCACGGGGCAGGGCGGGCTTCCCGCAGCGCGGAGGCGGTCCAGGAGCAAGCAGAGGCCCGCGGGGAGGAGCCAGAGGAGGGGTTCTGCCAAGAGGGCGCGGGGTACGTGGTGCTCGGGGTGGACGCGGTGGAAATGTAGGAGGCAAGCGCAAAGCCGATGGCTACAACCAGCCAGATTCCAAGCGGCGCCAGACCATTAATCAGAACTGGGGCTCGCAACCCATTGCACAGCAACCCTTGCAAG GGAATGGGGCTGGAGGCTGGTCTTGA
- the syncrip gene encoding heterogeneous nuclear ribonucleoprotein Q isoform X3: protein MATEHINGNGTEEPMDTSAAVTHSDHFQTLLEAGLPQKVAEKLDEIYLAGLVAHSDLDERAIEALKEFNEEGALQVLVQFKESDLSHVQNKSAFLCGVMKTYRQREKQGTKVLDSSKGPDEAKMKILLERTGYTLDVTTGQRKYGGPPPESVFTGAQPTIGTEIFVGKIPRDLFEDELVPLFEKAGPIWDLRLMMDPLSGLNRGYAFLTFCTKEAAQEAVRLYNNHEIRPGKHIGVCISVANNRLFVGSIPKSKTKEQIVEEFSKVTEGLTDVILYHQPDDKKKNRGFCFLEYEDHKTAAQARRRLMSGKVKVWGNVVTVEWADPIEDPDPEVMAKVKVLFVRNLANSVTEEILETTFGQFGKLERVKKLKDYAFIHFDERDGAVKALAEMNGKDLEGEHIEIVFAKPPDQKRKERKAQRQAQKTQYDDYYYYGPPQMPPPTRGRGRGAGRGGYAYPPDYYGYEDYYDYYGYDYHNYRGGYDDPYFGYDDFQAPARGRGGRGGARGGTSPVRGRGAGAPRGRAGFPQRGGGPGASRGPRGGARGGVLPRGRGVRGARGGRGGNVGGKRKADGYNQPDSKRRQTINQNWGSQPIAQQPLQGGDHSGNGAGGWS, encoded by the exons ATGGCCACAGAACATATTAATGGGAATGGGACAGAAGAACCCATGGACACATCTGCTGCAGTTACCCATTCTGACCACTTCCAGACTTTATTAGAAGCTGGTTTACCACAGAAAGTTGCTGAAAAGCTAGATGAAATTTACCTAGCAG GTCTCGTAGCACACAGCGACCTGGACGAGAGGGCCATTGAAGCTTTGAAGGAGTTCAATGAGGAAGGTGCTCTGCAGGTTCTCGTTCAGTTCAAAGAGAGCGATCTATCTCATGTGCAG AACAAAAGTGCCTTTCTCTGTGGAGTTATgaagacatacagacagagagagaaacaggGGACCAAAGTTTTAGACTCCAGTAAAGGACCAGATGAAGCGAAAATGAAA ATCCTGCTTGAGCGAACAGGCTACACACTTGACGTCACTACAGGTCAGCGTAAATACGGTGGCCCTCCTCCCGAGTCCGTTTTCACCGGTGCACAGCCCACAATTGGAACAGAG ATCTTTGTAGGGAAGATCCCGAGGGACTTGTTTGAGGATGAGCTAGTTCCTCTGTTTGAGAAGGCAGGACCGATCTGGGACCTGCGTCTGATGATGGACCCTCTGAGCGGCCTGAACAGGGGATACGCCTTTCTCACCTTCTGCACTAAAGAGGCCGCACAGGAGGCTGTCAGGCTT TATAACAATCATGAAATTCGCCCCGGCAAACATATTGGCGTGTGTATATCGGTCGCAAACAACAGACTCTTTGTGGGCTCCATTCCCAAGAGTAAGACAAAGGAACAGATTGTTGAAGAGTTTTCCAAAGTCACAG aggGTCTCACTGATGTGATCCTGTACCATCAGCCTGACGATAAGAAGAAGAACAGGGGCTTTTGTTTTTTGGAGTATGAGGACCACAAAACGGCAGCGCAGGCTCGACGAAGGCTCATGAGCGGCAAGGTGAAGGTCTGGGGGAACGTTGTCACAGTCGAATGGGCCGATCCTATCGAGGACCCTGATCCGGAGGTCATGGCAAAG GTGAAAGTGTTGTTCGTCAGGAACCTGGCCAACAGCGTAACGGAGGAAATACTTGAAACCACATTTGGTCAGTTTGGCAAACTGGAGAGAGTGAAGAAACTGAAAGACTATGCCTTCATTCACTTTGATGAGAGAGATGGTGCGGTCAAG GCGCTGGCAGAAATGAACGGCAAAGATTTAGAGGGAGAGCATATTGAGATCGTGTTTGCCAAGCCACCTGACCAGAAACGAAAAGAGAGGAAGGCACAGCGGCAAGCACAGAAGACGCA GTATGATGATTATTACTACTACGGCCCTCCTCAGATGCCACCTCCCACCAGAGGCCGGGGCAGGGGCGCCGGTCGCGGCGGTTATGCTTATCCGCCGGACTATTACGGCTACGAAGATTACTACGATTATTATGGTTACGATTACCATAACTACAGAGGTGGCTACGATGACCCGTACTTCGGCTACGATGATTTCCAGGCGCCCGCTCGAGGCCGCGGGGGACGCGGCGGAGCCAGAGGCGGGACGTCTCCTGTGCGCGGCAGAGGTGCCGGCGCTCCACGGGGCAGGGCGGGCTTCCCGCAGCGCGGAGGCGGTCCAGGAGCAAGCAGAGGCCCGCGGGGAGGAGCCAGAGGAGGGGTTCTGCCAAGAGGGCGCGGGGTACGTGGTGCTCGGGGTGGACGCGGTGGAAATGTAGGAGGCAAGCGCAAAGCCGATGGCTACAACCAGCCAGATTCCAAGCGGCGCCAGACCATTAATCAGAACTGGGGCTCGCAACCCATTGCACAGCAACCCTTGCAAGGTGGCGATCATTCTG GGAATGGGGCTGGAGGCTGGTCTTGA
- the syncrip gene encoding heterogeneous nuclear ribonucleoprotein Q isoform X4: MATEHINGNGTEEPMDTSAAVTHSDHFQTLLEAGLPQKVAEKLDEIYLAGLVAHSDLDERAIEALKEFNEEGALQVLVQFKESDLSHVQNKSAFLCGVMKTYRQREKQGTKVLDSSKGPDEAKMKILLERTGYTLDVTTGQRKYGGPPPESVFTGAQPTIGTEIFVGKIPRDLFEDELVPLFEKAGPIWDLRLMMDPLSGLNRGYAFLTFCTKEAAQEAVRLYNNHEIRPGKHIGVCISVANNRLFVGSIPKSKTKEQIVEEFSKVTEGLTDVILYHQPDDKKKNRGFCFLEYEDHKTAAQARRRLMSGKVKVWGNVVTVEWADPIEDPDPEVMAKVKVLFVRNLANSVTEEILETTFGQFGKLERVKKLKDYAFIHFDERDGAVKALAEMNGKDLEGEHIEIVFAKPPDQKRKERKAQRQAQKTQYDDYYYYGPPQMPPPTRGRGRGAGRGGYAYPPDYYGYEDYYDYYGYDYHNYRGGYDDPYFGYDDFQAPARGRGGRGGARGGTSPVRGRGAGAPRGRAGFPQRGGGPGASRGPRGGARGGVLPRGRGVRGARGGRGGNVGGKRKADGYNQPDSKRRQTINQNWGSQPIAQQPLQAGNGAGGWS, translated from the exons ATGGCCACAGAACATATTAATGGGAATGGGACAGAAGAACCCATGGACACATCTGCTGCAGTTACCCATTCTGACCACTTCCAGACTTTATTAGAAGCTGGTTTACCACAGAAAGTTGCTGAAAAGCTAGATGAAATTTACCTAGCAG GTCTCGTAGCACACAGCGACCTGGACGAGAGGGCCATTGAAGCTTTGAAGGAGTTCAATGAGGAAGGTGCTCTGCAGGTTCTCGTTCAGTTCAAAGAGAGCGATCTATCTCATGTGCAG AACAAAAGTGCCTTTCTCTGTGGAGTTATgaagacatacagacagagagagaaacaggGGACCAAAGTTTTAGACTCCAGTAAAGGACCAGATGAAGCGAAAATGAAA ATCCTGCTTGAGCGAACAGGCTACACACTTGACGTCACTACAGGTCAGCGTAAATACGGTGGCCCTCCTCCCGAGTCCGTTTTCACCGGTGCACAGCCCACAATTGGAACAGAG ATCTTTGTAGGGAAGATCCCGAGGGACTTGTTTGAGGATGAGCTAGTTCCTCTGTTTGAGAAGGCAGGACCGATCTGGGACCTGCGTCTGATGATGGACCCTCTGAGCGGCCTGAACAGGGGATACGCCTTTCTCACCTTCTGCACTAAAGAGGCCGCACAGGAGGCTGTCAGGCTT TATAACAATCATGAAATTCGCCCCGGCAAACATATTGGCGTGTGTATATCGGTCGCAAACAACAGACTCTTTGTGGGCTCCATTCCCAAGAGTAAGACAAAGGAACAGATTGTTGAAGAGTTTTCCAAAGTCACAG aggGTCTCACTGATGTGATCCTGTACCATCAGCCTGACGATAAGAAGAAGAACAGGGGCTTTTGTTTTTTGGAGTATGAGGACCACAAAACGGCAGCGCAGGCTCGACGAAGGCTCATGAGCGGCAAGGTGAAGGTCTGGGGGAACGTTGTCACAGTCGAATGGGCCGATCCTATCGAGGACCCTGATCCGGAGGTCATGGCAAAG GTGAAAGTGTTGTTCGTCAGGAACCTGGCCAACAGCGTAACGGAGGAAATACTTGAAACCACATTTGGTCAGTTTGGCAAACTGGAGAGAGTGAAGAAACTGAAAGACTATGCCTTCATTCACTTTGATGAGAGAGATGGTGCGGTCAAG GCGCTGGCAGAAATGAACGGCAAAGATTTAGAGGGAGAGCATATTGAGATCGTGTTTGCCAAGCCACCTGACCAGAAACGAAAAGAGAGGAAGGCACAGCGGCAAGCACAGAAGACGCA GTATGATGATTATTACTACTACGGCCCTCCTCAGATGCCACCTCCCACCAGAGGCCGGGGCAGGGGCGCCGGTCGCGGCGGTTATGCTTATCCGCCGGACTATTACGGCTACGAAGATTACTACGATTATTATGGTTACGATTACCATAACTACAGAGGTGGCTACGATGACCCGTACTTCGGCTACGATGATTTCCAGGCGCCCGCTCGAGGCCGCGGGGGACGCGGCGGAGCCAGAGGCGGGACGTCTCCTGTGCGCGGCAGAGGTGCCGGCGCTCCACGGGGCAGGGCGGGCTTCCCGCAGCGCGGAGGCGGTCCAGGAGCAAGCAGAGGCCCGCGGGGAGGAGCCAGAGGAGGGGTTCTGCCAAGAGGGCGCGGGGTACGTGGTGCTCGGGGTGGACGCGGTGGAAATGTAGGAGGCAAGCGCAAAGCCGATGGCTACAACCAGCCAGATTCCAAGCGGCGCCAGACCATTAATCAGAACTGGGGCTCGCAACCCATTGCACAGCAACCCTTGCAAG CAGGGAATGGGGCTGGAGGCTGGTCTTGA
- the syncrip gene encoding heterogeneous nuclear ribonucleoprotein Q isoform X2 produces MATEHINGNGTEEPMDTSAAVTHSDHFQTLLEAGLPQKVAEKLDEIYLAGLVAHSDLDERAIEALKEFNEEGALQVLVQFKESDLSHVQNKSAFLCGVMKTYRQREKQGTKVLDSSKGPDEAKMKILLERTGYTLDVTTGQRKYGGPPPESVFTGAQPTIGTEIFVGKIPRDLFEDELVPLFEKAGPIWDLRLMMDPLSGLNRGYAFLTFCTKEAAQEAVRLYNNHEIRPGKHIGVCISVANNRLFVGSIPKSKTKEQIVEEFSKVTEGLTDVILYHQPDDKKKNRGFCFLEYEDHKTAAQARRRLMSGKVKVWGNVVTVEWADPIEDPDPEVMAKVKVLFVRNLANSVTEEILETTFGQFGKLERVKKLKDYAFIHFDERDGAVKALAEMNGKDLEGEHIEIVFAKPPDQKRKERKAQRQAQKTQYDDYYYYGPPQMPPPTRGRGRGAGRGGYAYPPDYYGYEDYYDYYGYDYHNYRGGYDDPYFGYDDFQAPARGRGGRGGARGGTSPVRGRGAGAPRGRAGFPQRGGGPGASRGPRGGARGGVLPRGRGVRGARGGRGGNVGGKRKADGYNQPDSKRRQTINQNWGSQPIAQQPLQGGDHSAGNGAGGWS; encoded by the exons ATGGCCACAGAACATATTAATGGGAATGGGACAGAAGAACCCATGGACACATCTGCTGCAGTTACCCATTCTGACCACTTCCAGACTTTATTAGAAGCTGGTTTACCACAGAAAGTTGCTGAAAAGCTAGATGAAATTTACCTAGCAG GTCTCGTAGCACACAGCGACCTGGACGAGAGGGCCATTGAAGCTTTGAAGGAGTTCAATGAGGAAGGTGCTCTGCAGGTTCTCGTTCAGTTCAAAGAGAGCGATCTATCTCATGTGCAG AACAAAAGTGCCTTTCTCTGTGGAGTTATgaagacatacagacagagagagaaacaggGGACCAAAGTTTTAGACTCCAGTAAAGGACCAGATGAAGCGAAAATGAAA ATCCTGCTTGAGCGAACAGGCTACACACTTGACGTCACTACAGGTCAGCGTAAATACGGTGGCCCTCCTCCCGAGTCCGTTTTCACCGGTGCACAGCCCACAATTGGAACAGAG ATCTTTGTAGGGAAGATCCCGAGGGACTTGTTTGAGGATGAGCTAGTTCCTCTGTTTGAGAAGGCAGGACCGATCTGGGACCTGCGTCTGATGATGGACCCTCTGAGCGGCCTGAACAGGGGATACGCCTTTCTCACCTTCTGCACTAAAGAGGCCGCACAGGAGGCTGTCAGGCTT TATAACAATCATGAAATTCGCCCCGGCAAACATATTGGCGTGTGTATATCGGTCGCAAACAACAGACTCTTTGTGGGCTCCATTCCCAAGAGTAAGACAAAGGAACAGATTGTTGAAGAGTTTTCCAAAGTCACAG aggGTCTCACTGATGTGATCCTGTACCATCAGCCTGACGATAAGAAGAAGAACAGGGGCTTTTGTTTTTTGGAGTATGAGGACCACAAAACGGCAGCGCAGGCTCGACGAAGGCTCATGAGCGGCAAGGTGAAGGTCTGGGGGAACGTTGTCACAGTCGAATGGGCCGATCCTATCGAGGACCCTGATCCGGAGGTCATGGCAAAG GTGAAAGTGTTGTTCGTCAGGAACCTGGCCAACAGCGTAACGGAGGAAATACTTGAAACCACATTTGGTCAGTTTGGCAAACTGGAGAGAGTGAAGAAACTGAAAGACTATGCCTTCATTCACTTTGATGAGAGAGATGGTGCGGTCAAG GCGCTGGCAGAAATGAACGGCAAAGATTTAGAGGGAGAGCATATTGAGATCGTGTTTGCCAAGCCACCTGACCAGAAACGAAAAGAGAGGAAGGCACAGCGGCAAGCACAGAAGACGCA GTATGATGATTATTACTACTACGGCCCTCCTCAGATGCCACCTCCCACCAGAGGCCGGGGCAGGGGCGCCGGTCGCGGCGGTTATGCTTATCCGCCGGACTATTACGGCTACGAAGATTACTACGATTATTATGGTTACGATTACCATAACTACAGAGGTGGCTACGATGACCCGTACTTCGGCTACGATGATTTCCAGGCGCCCGCTCGAGGCCGCGGGGGACGCGGCGGAGCCAGAGGCGGGACGTCTCCTGTGCGCGGCAGAGGTGCCGGCGCTCCACGGGGCAGGGCGGGCTTCCCGCAGCGCGGAGGCGGTCCAGGAGCAAGCAGAGGCCCGCGGGGAGGAGCCAGAGGAGGGGTTCTGCCAAGAGGGCGCGGGGTACGTGGTGCTCGGGGTGGACGCGGTGGAAATGTAGGAGGCAAGCGCAAAGCCGATGGCTACAACCAGCCAGATTCCAAGCGGCGCCAGACCATTAATCAGAACTGGGGCTCGCAACCCATTGCACAGCAACCCTTGCAAGGTGGCGATCATTCTG CAGGGAATGGGGCTGGAGGCTGGTCTTGA